The proteins below are encoded in one region of Candidatus Rokuibacteriota bacterium:
- a CDS encoding TIGR03617 family F420-dependent LLM class oxidoreductase, whose protein sequence is MRVYVDSRPKHLADVPAFVQRLERLGFDGVTMAEMTTPPILSCTMAAAATTRLRMATWIHVAFPRSPMVTAYSAWSIQDLAKGRFELGLGTQVKGHMERRYSVPYSPPLPRMRDYVNALHAIFDCWQNKTPLNFHSEHYTHTLMIPLFTPEPLTVPRPPIYTSCMNTGMAGLAGEICDGVFFGDPVTNRWVRERLVPAFYAGARKMGRDPKSVDISNGSFVGVGSTPEEIKRAREAIRSRIAFYGSTPTYRPIFEYHGWGEVTARLHPMSKEGKWVEMAKLITDEMVENFSVVGRYEELPDLIKDRFGSYAKRVHLGYPDWTFGDTDERVKKLVAAIQQI, encoded by the coding sequence ATGCGCGTGTACGTTGACTCCCGTCCCAAGCACCTGGCCGACGTCCCGGCCTTCGTCCAGCGGCTGGAGCGCCTGGGCTTCGACGGCGTGACCATGGCGGAGATGACCACGCCGCCGATCCTGTCCTGCACCATGGCCGCCGCCGCCACCACCAGGCTCCGCATGGCCACGTGGATCCACGTGGCGTTCCCGCGGAGCCCGATGGTCACCGCCTACTCCGCGTGGTCCATCCAGGACCTCGCCAAGGGGCGGTTCGAGCTCGGCCTCGGCACCCAGGTGAAGGGCCACATGGAGCGCCGCTACAGCGTGCCCTACTCGCCGCCACTCCCGCGGATGCGCGACTACGTGAACGCGCTCCACGCGATCTTCGACTGCTGGCAGAACAAGACGCCGCTCAACTTCCACAGCGAGCACTACACCCACACCCTCATGATCCCGTTGTTCACCCCGGAGCCGCTCACCGTCCCCCGGCCGCCCATCTACACCTCCTGCATGAACACCGGCATGGCCGGGCTCGCGGGCGAGATCTGCGACGGCGTCTTCTTCGGCGACCCCGTGACCAACCGCTGGGTGCGCGAGCGGCTCGTGCCCGCTTTTTACGCGGGTGCCAGGAAAATGGGCCGCGACCCCAAGAGCGTCGACATCAGCAACGGCAGCTTCGTGGGGGTGGGCTCGACGCCGGAGGAGATCAAGCGCGCACGCGAGGCCATCCGGTCGCGCATCGCGTTCTACGGCTCCACGCCCACCTACCGCCCGATCTTCGAGTACCACGGCTGGGGCGAGGTGACCGCGCGCCTGCACCCCATGTCCAAGGAGGGCAAGTGGGTCGAGATGGCCAAGCTCATCACCGACGAGATGGTCGAGAACTTCTCGGTAGTGGGGCGCTACGAGGAGCTGCCCGACCTCATCAAGGACCGGTTCGGCAGCTACGCCAAGCGCGTGCATCTCGGCTACCCCGACTGGACGTTCGGGGACACTGATGAGCGCGTGAAGAAGCTTGTCGCCGCCATCCAGCAGATCTGA
- a CDS encoding amidohydrolase family protein, which produces MGAIDTHCHLYVTPGALSAPLLDGVTELFGPQLEKLGRPMAPAALRAHIEKECFDPAGEGAIAKMEAAGIDTSFVVVGGFSFDSDAPGDAFERQNRDVAAVVRRWPGRLVGFAGVHPRVSDPLALVRRAVEEWGMRGLKLDPLAGRYYPTDPAMAPVYRYASDHRLPIVFHSGPRPEDASDWAHPRPIAAVLDEFPDLTAIAAHMSFAWWREYCEVARGKARLLADVSAFQMTAAVNPTQFRRVLRRVIDAVGADRILFGVDGPFFDVFLDRRQWLEHVRELPATTDGDVAFRSDEIEKIVEQNARALLATP; this is translated from the coding sequence ATGGGAGCGATCGACACGCACTGTCATCTCTACGTGACGCCGGGGGCGCTCTCGGCGCCCCTACTCGACGGCGTCACCGAGCTCTTCGGGCCGCAGCTCGAGAAGCTGGGCCGCCCGATGGCGCCGGCCGCACTGCGGGCCCATATCGAGAAGGAGTGCTTCGACCCCGCGGGCGAGGGGGCGATTGCCAAGATGGAGGCGGCGGGCATCGACACCTCCTTCGTGGTGGTGGGCGGCTTCTCCTTCGATTCCGACGCTCCGGGCGACGCCTTCGAGAGGCAGAACCGCGACGTGGCCGCGGTGGTGCGGCGCTGGCCGGGGCGTCTCGTCGGCTTCGCGGGCGTCCACCCGCGAGTGTCCGACCCGCTCGCGCTCGTCCGCCGCGCGGTGGAGGAGTGGGGGATGCGCGGCCTCAAGCTCGACCCGCTCGCGGGCCGGTATTACCCCACCGACCCCGCCATGGCCCCAGTGTACCGCTACGCGTCCGACCATCGGCTGCCGATCGTCTTCCATTCCGGGCCCCGGCCGGAGGACGCGAGCGACTGGGCGCACCCCCGGCCCATCGCGGCGGTCCTCGACGAGTTCCCCGATCTCACCGCGATCGCGGCCCACATGAGCTTCGCCTGGTGGCGCGAGTACTGCGAGGTCGCCCGCGGCAAGGCGCGGCTGCTCGCCGACGTCTCCGCCTTCCAGATGACCGCGGCGGTGAACCCCACGCAGTTCCGGCGCGTGCTCCGTCGCGTGATCGACGCGGTGGGGGCCGACCGGATCCTGTTCGGCGTGGACGGCCCCTTCTTCGACGTCTTCCTCGACCGCCGCCAGTGGCTGGAGCATGTGCGGGAGCTGCCCGCCACCACCGACGGCGACGTCGCCTTCCGCTCCGACGAGATCGAGAAGATCGTCGAGCAGAATGCCCGGGCCCTGCTCGCGACCCCGTAA
- a CDS encoding CoA transferase, whose product MAAGALADVTVADFSQVGTGPATARVFATHGATVVKIESGEQPDLARLAPPMKDSVPGLNRAGWFNELNCNKLGMTLNLKHPAGLDLARRLVRWADVVVENFTPGVFERLGLGYETLRALNPRVILFSTSIQGAGGPHSGHPGFGVTLAGLTGFAHLTGWPDRGPVEVYGAYPDWLLPPVGATAILAALAQRERTGQGVHIEASQYEVALNFLGPVLLDYTVNGRVWARRGNRDSAAAPHNVYPSAGDDRWCAIAVTEDAEWEALVRVAAIPALEAARFATAEGRKRHEEEIDGLLAVWTAARRAEDVVGPLQAAGVPAGFVQRGEDLRADPQLNHRGHWHVREHAEIGTCTLSGNPYALSETPAEIRHPGPLFGQDTERVCREVLGMSDDEFATLREAGAFS is encoded by the coding sequence ATGGCCGCGGGCGCGCTCGCCGACGTCACGGTAGCCGATTTCTCCCAGGTGGGCACAGGTCCCGCCACGGCGCGCGTCTTCGCCACCCACGGCGCCACCGTGGTCAAGATCGAGTCCGGCGAGCAGCCCGATCTCGCCCGCCTCGCGCCCCCTATGAAAGACAGTGTCCCCGGCCTGAACCGCGCCGGCTGGTTCAACGAGCTCAACTGCAACAAGCTCGGGATGACGCTAAACCTGAAGCACCCGGCCGGGCTCGACCTAGCCCGGCGGCTCGTGCGGTGGGCGGACGTCGTCGTCGAAAACTTCACGCCCGGAGTCTTCGAGCGGCTCGGCCTCGGCTACGAGACGCTGCGCGCGCTCAACCCCCGCGTGATCCTGTTCAGCACCAGCATCCAGGGCGCGGGCGGTCCGCATTCGGGCCACCCGGGGTTCGGCGTGACGCTGGCCGGCCTTACCGGCTTCGCGCATCTGACCGGCTGGCCGGACCGGGGTCCAGTCGAGGTCTACGGAGCCTACCCCGATTGGCTCCTGCCACCGGTCGGCGCCACCGCCATCCTCGCCGCCCTCGCGCAGCGTGAGCGCACTGGTCAGGGCGTGCACATCGAGGCGTCGCAGTACGAGGTGGCACTGAACTTTCTTGGCCCTGTGCTGCTCGACTACACCGTCAACGGCCGGGTCTGGGCGCGGCGGGGCAACCGGGACTCGGCGGCCGCCCCCCACAATGTTTACCCGTCCGCTGGCGATGACCGCTGGTGCGCGATCGCGGTCACCGAGGACGCGGAGTGGGAGGCGCTGGTGCGGGTGGCCGCCATCCCCGCGCTGGAAGCGGCGCGCTTCGCCACCGCGGAGGGCCGCAAGCGCCACGAGGAGGAGATCGACGGCCTCCTTGCCGTGTGGACGGCGGCGCGGCGGGCGGAGGACGTGGTGGGCCCGCTACAGGCGGCTGGCGTGCCCGCGGGCTTCGTGCAGCGGGGCGAGGACCTGCGCGCCGACCCACAGCTCAATCACCGCGGGCATTGGCATGTCCGCGAGCACGCGGAGATCGGCACCTGCACGCTCAGCGGCAACCCGTACGCGCTCTCGGAGACGCCGGCCGAGATCCGCCACCCCGGGCCGCTTTTCGGCCAGGACACCGAGCGCGTCTGCCGCGAGGTCCTCGGGATGTCGGACGACGAGTTCGCCACCCTGCGCGAGGCGGGCGCGTTTTCATAG
- a CDS encoding CoA transferase, which translates to MMAPPTAGFLAGCRVLDLTGHAGAFCARLLADLGADVIKIEPPAGDSGRRLGPFRDGAPGAPDAERSLTWTFLNTAKRGVTLNLGVPSGRALLRRLAARADVLVESFPPGTMEGMGLGYSTLVGDNPRLVYTAITPFGQTGPYAQFKAPDLVLEAMAGHVYVLGDPDRPPVRISFPQSHAVAGAQAAVGTLIAYYHRLRTGRGQFVDVSGQQAVIWVLQDVHLFWDLTRSNVRRSGANRRRPDTGVTFPFVWQCRDGHLCFAIIGGSFGARSLRALTDWMEEADASDDYLRGIDWMRFDWRVVSQADLDPIVPRFSAFFRRFSMQELMEQAVKRRIMLYPAFTSREILEDPQLRARGFWRTVDDPWSGTMTFPGPPFRLDGRVVALRAPAPALGQHNAEVYGELGLGADDLAALRGSGAV; encoded by the coding sequence ATGATGGCCCCGCCGACCGCGGGTTTCCTCGCTGGCTGCCGGGTGCTCGACCTCACCGGGCACGCGGGCGCCTTCTGCGCGCGCCTCCTGGCCGACCTCGGCGCTGACGTGATCAAGATCGAGCCGCCTGCCGGAGACTCGGGCCGTCGCCTCGGGCCGTTCCGGGACGGCGCCCCCGGCGCCCCCGACGCGGAGCGCAGCCTGACGTGGACCTTTCTCAACACCGCCAAGCGTGGCGTGACCCTGAATCTTGGTGTGCCCTCCGGGCGCGCGCTGCTACGCCGGCTGGCCGCGCGGGCCGACGTGCTCGTCGAGTCCTTCCCCCCCGGGACCATGGAGGGGATGGGCCTCGGCTATTCCACGCTGGTCGGCGACAACCCGCGGCTCGTCTACACCGCCATCACCCCGTTTGGACAGACCGGGCCCTACGCGCAGTTCAAGGCGCCGGACCTTGTGCTGGAGGCGATGGCCGGCCACGTCTATGTCCTCGGCGACCCCGACCGGCCGCCTGTACGCATCAGCTTCCCCCAGTCGCACGCGGTGGCCGGTGCGCAGGCGGCGGTCGGCACGCTCATCGCTTACTACCATCGCCTGCGGACGGGGCGGGGACAGTTCGTGGACGTGTCGGGCCAGCAGGCGGTGATCTGGGTGCTCCAGGATGTCCATCTCTTCTGGGATCTCACCCGGAGCAATGTGCGGCGGTCGGGGGCGAACCGTCGTCGCCCCGACACCGGGGTCACGTTCCCGTTCGTGTGGCAATGTCGCGATGGCCACCTCTGCTTCGCCATCATCGGTGGCAGCTTCGGCGCGCGCTCCCTACGCGCGCTCACCGACTGGATGGAGGAGGCGGACGCCTCCGACGACTACCTGCGCGGCATCGACTGGATGCGCTTCGACTGGCGCGTGGTGTCCCAGGCGGACCTCGACCCCATCGTCCCGCGCTTCTCCGCCTTCTTCCGACGCTTCTCGATGCAGGAGCTGATGGAGCAGGCGGTGAAGCGCCGGATCATGCTTTACCCGGCCTTCACGTCGCGCGAGATCCTGGAAGACCCGCAGCTCCGGGCGCGGGGCTTCTGGCGGACCGTCGACGACCCGTGGTCGGGGACGATGACCTTCCCCGGCCCCCCGTTCCGGCTCGACGGGCGGGTGGTGGCCCTGCGGGCGCCAGCGCCCGCGTTGGGGCAGCACAACGCCGAGGTCTACGGCGAGCTGGGCCTCGGCGCCGACGATCTGGCCGCCCTGCGCGGCAGCGGGGCCGTCTGA
- a CDS encoding Lrp/AsnC family transcriptional regulator, with amino-acid sequence MLDATDRRIIQALQRDARQSNAEMSRGLGLGESSVRRRIESLIENGVIQVVAVAEPLKVGYAIYAFIGLTTGSGKTLAVAQRLRKFREVTWLAVVAGRYDVMFAAVFERSNELMRFLTVSLGEVPGIERSETFYILDMVKRAFDWRLPGMPDDGGLPAGARARRGGR; translated from the coding sequence GTGCTCGACGCCACCGACCGCCGCATCATCCAGGCGCTACAGCGCGACGCCCGTCAGTCGAATGCCGAGATGTCGCGCGGGCTGGGCCTTGGGGAGTCGAGCGTGCGCCGGCGCATCGAGTCCCTGATCGAGAACGGCGTCATCCAGGTGGTGGCGGTGGCCGAGCCGCTCAAGGTGGGCTACGCTATCTACGCCTTCATCGGTCTCACCACCGGGAGCGGCAAGACGCTGGCGGTGGCGCAGCGGCTGCGCAAGTTCCGCGAGGTCACGTGGCTCGCCGTCGTGGCGGGCCGCTACGACGTCATGTTCGCCGCGGTCTTCGAGAGGTCGAACGAGCTCATGCGCTTCCTGACGGTGTCGCTCGGCGAGGTGCCCGGCATCGAGCGCAGCGAGACCTTCTACATCCTCGACATGGTCAAGCGCGCCTTCGACTGGCGCCTGCCCGGGATGCCTGACGACGGGGGGCTCCCGGCGGGCGCCCGCGCGAGGCGGGGCGGACGATGA
- the cofH gene encoding 5-amino-6-(D-ribitylamino)uracil--L-tyrosine 4-hydroxyphenyl transferase CofH: MSTGAANGLAPALDGASRDTRAILARVLDGAELPLPEALALAEARGRDLQALAAAADEMRRRQAGDLVTFVVNRNINFTNVCIKHCGFCAFSRDHREEEGYLLPIAEVVRRAREAADLGATEVCIQAGLPPRLDGRFYIDLCRALKAALPDLHLHAFSPEEILYGSVRSGLPIKDYLSELKAAGLGTLPGTSAEVLDQAVRDSIARGRITVDQWVEVITTAHALGIRTTSTIMYGHVETPAHWVRHMALLRDIQKDTGGFTEFVPLSLIPFEAPMYAKKLVAGVRPGATGVEVVCMHALARLMLGPVLPNIQASWVKEGPKLAQILLDAGANDLGGTLINEWISTSAGTAFGQLVPPAELRRLIRDAGRVPAQRDTLYRILHVYGEDDETESALDCVEDAEARFGSYRRLIASGEFRFTNPGDRR; this comes from the coding sequence ATGAGCACCGGCGCCGCGAATGGCCTCGCTCCCGCGCTCGACGGAGCCTCGAGGGACACGCGCGCGATCCTCGCCCGAGTCCTGGACGGCGCCGAGCTCCCGCTGCCGGAGGCCCTCGCCCTCGCGGAAGCGCGCGGGCGCGACCTCCAAGCCCTCGCCGCGGCGGCCGACGAGATGCGGCGCCGCCAGGCCGGCGACCTCGTCACCTTCGTGGTGAACCGCAACATCAACTTCACGAACGTCTGCATCAAGCACTGTGGCTTCTGCGCCTTCAGCCGTGACCACCGCGAGGAGGAGGGTTACCTCCTGCCCATCGCGGAGGTGGTCCGGCGCGCGCGCGAGGCGGCGGATCTCGGCGCCACCGAGGTCTGCATCCAGGCGGGGCTGCCCCCCAGGCTGGACGGGCGCTTCTACATCGATCTCTGCCGCGCGCTGAAGGCCGCGCTGCCCGATCTCCACCTGCACGCCTTCTCCCCGGAGGAGATCCTCTACGGTTCCGTGCGCTCCGGGTTGCCTATCAAGGACTACCTGAGCGAGCTCAAGGCGGCCGGCCTCGGCACCCTGCCCGGCACCTCGGCGGAGGTGCTCGACCAGGCCGTGCGCGACTCCATCGCCCGGGGTCGCATCACGGTGGACCAGTGGGTGGAGGTGATCACCACCGCCCATGCCCTCGGCATCCGCACCACGTCCACCATCATGTACGGCCACGTCGAGACGCCCGCGCACTGGGTGCGGCACATGGCGCTGCTGCGCGACATCCAGAAGGACACCGGCGGCTTCACGGAGTTCGTGCCGCTCTCCCTCATCCCGTTCGAGGCGCCGATGTACGCGAAGAAGCTCGTGGCCGGCGTGCGGCCGGGCGCCACCGGCGTGGAGGTGGTTTGCATGCACGCCCTCGCGCGGCTGATGCTGGGCCCCGTGCTCCCCAATATCCAGGCCTCGTGGGTGAAGGAAGGCCCGAAGCTCGCGCAGATCCTCCTCGATGCCGGCGCCAACGACCTCGGGGGCACCCTCATCAACGAGTGGATCTCGACCTCTGCAGGCACCGCCTTCGGGCAGCTCGTGCCGCCCGCGGAGCTGCGCCGCCTCATCCGCGACGCCGGCCGGGTGCCCGCGCAGCGCGACACCCTCTACCGCATCCTCCACGTCTACGGCGAGGATGACGAGACGGAGTCCGCCCTAGATTGTGTCGAGGACGCGGAGGCGCGCTTCGGCTCGTATCGCCGCCTCATCGCGTCGGGCGAGTTCCGCTTCACGAACCCGGGAGACCGCCGATGA
- a CDS encoding acyl-CoA synthetase: protein MTMDRYLPPRALWPERVYTLAEHRAYPARFNSTEVLLDRHVEAGHGDRTAVLFEDRRITYRALQEDVNRLGSALRGLGVEEDDRVLLRAPSIPPSLVANFAIIKIGAVSVPISPLFSRVEIAHVARATAAKAILVAASLLEEVERAREDLDGAIPVIVIGGDPAEIRAKGFISYGELLARGDARLAAVPRDRLAPSVLLFTSGTTGMPKGTVHLMDEALTVADGFGRLGWRLTPEDVLCSPAPLSTAAGYSAQAVIPFRLGAPISLLARFSPEGMLQQIERHRVSVVSVLPTGYRKILELPDAARRHDLGSVRLYTGGGESLTPATYEQWRLAFGREIYEGLGTTEMMFVFASSAVTGRVKVGAIGPAVPGYELRVVDEDGRDCKPGEVGSLIARGPTGTIYWNDLERQRAAVEAGWSRIGDLVTMDEDGYISFLSREDDIIKSSGYRIGPDEVEQALAGHSAVADVGVIGIPHAVHGEDTCAFIVLQPGSTDSPALRQEIIDSCRGTIAVYKLPRVLRVVERLPRAPGPAGPGTGKLLRRLLREMTAR, encoded by the coding sequence ATGACCATGGACCGCTACCTTCCTCCCCGCGCGCTGTGGCCCGAGCGTGTGTACACGCTGGCGGAACACCGGGCCTATCCAGCCCGCTTCAACTCTACGGAGGTGCTGCTCGACCGCCACGTCGAGGCGGGGCACGGCGACCGGACAGCTGTCCTCTTCGAGGACCGCCGGATCACCTACCGGGCGTTGCAGGAGGACGTCAACCGCCTCGGGTCGGCGCTGCGGGGCCTAGGCGTGGAGGAGGACGATCGCGTGCTCCTGCGGGCGCCGTCGATCCCGCCGTCGCTAGTGGCGAACTTCGCCATCATCAAGATCGGCGCGGTCAGTGTGCCGATCTCGCCGCTCTTCTCCCGCGTGGAGATCGCCCACGTCGCGCGCGCGACGGCGGCGAAGGCCATCCTCGTCGCCGCCTCCCTCCTCGAGGAGGTCGAGCGCGCCCGCGAGGATCTGGACGGGGCGATTCCCGTCATCGTTATCGGAGGCGACCCGGCCGAGATCCGCGCCAAGGGATTCATCTCCTATGGAGAGCTCCTTGCCCGGGGCGACGCGCGCCTGGCCGCGGTCCCCCGCGATCGCCTCGCTCCGTCGGTTCTGCTATTCACCTCGGGCACCACCGGAATGCCCAAGGGCACCGTGCATTTGATGGACGAGGCGCTTACCGTCGCCGACGGCTTCGGCCGCCTGGGCTGGCGCCTCACGCCCGAGGACGTCCTCTGCAGCCCCGCGCCGCTGTCCACGGCCGCCGGATACTCCGCTCAGGCCGTCATCCCGTTCCGGCTCGGCGCCCCCATCTCCCTGCTCGCGCGCTTCAGCCCCGAGGGTATGCTCCAGCAGATCGAGCGCCACCGGGTGTCGGTGGTCTCCGTGCTCCCCACCGGCTACCGAAAAATCCTGGAGCTGCCCGACGCCGCCCGGCGCCACGACCTGGGGTCGGTCCGCCTCTACACGGGCGGGGGCGAATCGCTGACGCCGGCCACCTACGAACAGTGGCGGCTCGCGTTCGGCCGCGAGATCTACGAGGGTCTGGGCACGACCGAGATGATGTTCGTCTTCGCGTCCTCCGCGGTGACGGGCCGCGTGAAGGTCGGGGCCATCGGACCCGCCGTCCCCGGGTACGAGCTGCGCGTGGTGGACGAGGACGGCCGCGACTGCAAGCCGGGGGAGGTCGGGTCGCTCATCGCCCGCGGCCCCACCGGGACCATCTACTGGAACGACCTGGAGCGCCAGCGCGCGGCCGTCGAGGCCGGATGGTCGCGGATCGGCGACCTCGTCACGATGGATGAGGACGGCTACATCTCCTTCCTCTCCCGCGAGGATGACATCATCAAGTCCTCGGGCTACCGCATCGGGCCCGACGAGGTCGAGCAGGCCCTGGCCGGCCACTCCGCCGTCGCCGACGTGGGGGTGATCGGCATTCCCCACGCCGTGCACGGCGAGGACACCTGCGCCTTCATCGTCCTGCAGCCGGGATCCACCGACTCCCCCGCCCTCCGTCAGGAGATCATCGACTCGTGCCGGGGAACCATCGCCGTCTACAAGCTCCCCCGAGTGCTGCGGGTGGTCGAGCGCCTCCCGCGCGCGCCCGGCCCCGCCGGCCCGGGGACGGGGAAGCTCCTCCGCCGGCTGCTCCGCGAGATGACCGCACGATGA
- a CDS encoding aromatic ring-hydroxylating dioxygenase subunit alpha codes for MSTAEHVFEMDGGDPFGPTQAARERARHAPGFIYTSPEILAREKQRIFLKDWLYAGRAEEYERPGDFKSFRVLGEPVAISRDSEGLNAFANVCAHRGVEVVPGEGNTQVFSCPYHAWSYDLKGQLLGAPLTEDVESFDFKSCRMAPVRLATWAGNVFVCLDPDTPPFEEAAASFIEQFAFLRMEDCGMSGKMTIDLDCNWKLVVENLMDMYHVGTLHVRSFGQYTTADPARFKLLPGGGMRFDYSSAPATPSGKTFFGKIPWLADQPDSFAVTGFLPPNMQIFVRSDQIRILITWPLAPDRSRIVYHSLFPKEHFELRDFNVKVRVYHDYIASVLDEDRSMVQSLQNAMSTRAFQPGPMAGLEKAVHHALTNYLDRIR; via the coding sequence GTGAGCACTGCGGAGCACGTCTTCGAGATGGATGGCGGAGACCCGTTCGGGCCCACGCAAGCGGCGCGGGAGCGGGCCCGTCACGCACCGGGCTTCATCTACACCTCGCCCGAGATCCTCGCGCGGGAAAAGCAGCGGATCTTCCTCAAGGACTGGCTTTATGCGGGTCGGGCCGAGGAGTACGAGAGGCCGGGTGACTTCAAGTCGTTCCGCGTCCTGGGCGAGCCGGTCGCCATCAGCAGGGACAGCGAAGGGCTCAACGCGTTCGCCAACGTCTGCGCGCACCGAGGGGTCGAAGTGGTGCCCGGAGAGGGCAACACCCAGGTGTTCAGCTGTCCGTACCATGCCTGGTCCTACGACCTGAAGGGCCAGCTTCTCGGCGCGCCGCTGACGGAGGACGTCGAGAGCTTCGACTTCAAGAGCTGCCGCATGGCCCCGGTCCGCCTCGCGACCTGGGCCGGGAACGTGTTCGTGTGCCTCGACCCGGACACGCCCCCCTTCGAGGAGGCGGCCGCCTCGTTCATCGAGCAGTTCGCCTTCCTCCGGATGGAGGACTGCGGGATGTCCGGGAAGATGACCATCGACCTCGACTGCAACTGGAAGCTCGTGGTCGAGAACCTGATGGACATGTACCACGTCGGCACGCTCCACGTCCGCAGCTTCGGGCAGTACACGACCGCCGACCCGGCTCGGTTCAAGCTGCTCCCCGGCGGCGGCATGCGCTTCGACTACTCCTCGGCGCCCGCCACTCCGAGCGGCAAGACGTTCTTCGGGAAGATCCCGTGGCTCGCCGACCAGCCGGACAGCTTCGCGGTGACGGGGTTCCTCCCCCCGAATATGCAGATCTTCGTGCGCAGTGATCAGATCCGCATCCTGATCACCTGGCCCCTGGCGCCCGACAGGTCCCGCATCGTCTACCACAGCCTGTTCCCCAAAGAGCACTTCGAGCTTCGGGACTTCAACGTGAAGGTACGCGTGTACCACGACTACATCGCGAGCGTGCTGGATGAGGACCGGTCGATGGTGCAGTCGCTCCAGAACGCCATGTCGACGCGTGCGTTTCAGCCCGGGCCGATGGCGGGACTGGAGAAGGCCGTCCACCACGCGCTGACCAACTACCTCGATCGGATTCGGTGA
- a CDS encoding flavin reductase family protein, translating to MSGGNEGRSEGVSTRTPKLRLEPQGMEDVRVYKLLTGVVVPRPIGFISTVSVLGVPNAAPFSFFNALSHRPPIVCFSAALRDGCDKDTVTNIRATGEFVVNVVTETIAGAMNQCAENYPPDVSEFEVTGLTPVPAQLVRAPLVAESPVNMECRLISLTPLPESPYTLVLGRVVLFHVAAEILGENGRVDFTRLQAVGRMAGNKYTSTREIFTMEYDSFVQVRRAR from the coding sequence ATGAGCGGGGGCAACGAGGGGCGTTCCGAGGGGGTTTCGACGCGCACGCCAAAGCTCCGGCTCGAGCCGCAGGGGATGGAAGACGTCCGGGTCTACAAGCTTCTGACGGGCGTCGTTGTCCCGCGGCCCATCGGCTTCATCTCGACGGTGAGCGTGTTGGGGGTGCCGAACGCGGCGCCGTTCAGCTTCTTCAACGCCCTCTCACACCGGCCGCCGATCGTCTGCTTTTCGGCGGCGCTCCGGGATGGCTGCGACAAAGACACGGTCACCAACATCCGGGCGACCGGCGAGTTCGTGGTCAACGTGGTGACGGAGACGATCGCCGGGGCAATGAACCAGTGCGCGGAGAACTACCCGCCGGACGTCAGCGAGTTCGAGGTGACGGGGTTGACGCCTGTGCCGGCGCAGCTCGTGCGGGCGCCGCTGGTCGCCGAGTCGCCGGTGAACATGGAGTGCCGGCTGATCAGCCTGACGCCGCTGCCCGAATCGCCCTACACGCTCGTGCTCGGGCGGGTGGTGCTCTTCCACGTGGCGGCGGAGATCCTGGGCGAGAACGGGCGGGTCGACTTCACACGGTTGCAGGCGGTGGGACGGATGGCCGGCAACAAGTACACGTCGACGCGCGAGATTTTCACGATGGAGTACGATAGCTTCGTGCAGGTGCGGCGGGCACGATGA